One window of the Marmota flaviventris isolate mMarFla1 chromosome 2, mMarFla1.hap1, whole genome shotgun sequence genome contains the following:
- the Tpm1 gene encoding tropomyosin alpha-1 chain isoform X18, with protein MAASSSLEAVRRKIRSLQEQADAAEERAGSLQHELDLERKLRETAEADVASLNRRIQLVEEELDRAQERLATALQKLEEAEKAADESERGMKVIESRAQKDEEKMEIQEIQLKEAKHIAEDADRKYEEVARKLVIIESDLERAEERAELSEGQVRQLEEQLRIMDQTLKALMAAEDKYSQKEDKYEEEIKVLSDKLKEAETRAEFAERSVTKLEKSIDDLEDKFLCFTSPKTPSSSWISHLSALHLSVLQLTWFFLLAPALGPGTYCAFYCIEALRSSVK; from the exons ATGGCGGCGAGCAGCTCGCTGGAGGCGGTGCGTAGAAAGATCCGGAGCCTACAGGAGCAGGCGGACGCAGCGGAGGAGCGGGCGGGCAGCCTGCAGCACGAGCTGGACCTTGAAAGGAAGCTGAGGGAGACC GCTGAAGCTGATGTAGCTTCTCTGAACAGACGCATCCAGCTGGTTGAGGAAGAGTTGGATCGTGCTCAGGAGCGTCTGGCAACAGCTTTGCAGAAGCTGGAGGAGGCTGAAAAAGCAGCAGATGAAAGCGAGAG AGGTATGAAAGTCATTGAAAGTAGAGCccaaaaggatgaagaaaaaatggaaattcaggAGATCCAACTGAAAGAGGCCAAGCACATTGCTGAAGATGCCGACCGAAAATATGAAGAG GTAGCCCGTAAGCTGGTCATCATTGAAAGTGACCTGGAACGTGCAGAGGAGCGGGCTGAGCTCTCAGAAGG CCAAGTTCGACAGCTGGAAGAACAATTAAGAATAATGGATCAGACCTTGAAAGCATTAATGGCTGCAGAGGATAAG TACTCTCAGAAGGAAGACAAATATGAGGAAGAGATCAAGGTCCTTTCTGACAAGCTGAAGGAG GCTGAGACTCGAGCTGAGTTTGCGGAGAGGTCAGTAACTAAATTGGAGAAAAGCATTGATGACTTAGAAG ATAAATTTCTTTGCTTCACTTCTCCCAAGACTCCTTCATCAAGCTGGATATCCCACCTCTCAGCTCTGCACTTATCTGTTCTCCAGCTGACCTGGTTCTTTCTCTTAGCACCTGCCTTAGGGCCAGGCACATACTGTGCTTTCTATTGTATAGAAGCTCTTCGTTCCAGTGTAAAATAA
- the Tpm1 gene encoding tropomyosin alpha-1 chain isoform X21 has protein sequence MAASSSLEAVRRKIRSLQEQADAAEERAGSLQHELDLERKLRETAEADVASLNRRIQLVEEELDRAQERLATALQKLEEAEKAADESERGMKVIESRAQKDEEKMEIQEIQLKEAKHIAEDADRKYEEVARKLVIIESDLERAEERAELSEGQVRQLEEQLRIMDQTLKALMAAEDKYSQKEDKYEEEIKVLSDKLKEAETRAEFAERSVTKLEKSIDDLEDELYAQKLKYKAISEELDHALNDMTSM, from the exons ATGGCGGCGAGCAGCTCGCTGGAGGCGGTGCGTAGAAAGATCCGGAGCCTACAGGAGCAGGCGGACGCAGCGGAGGAGCGGGCGGGCAGCCTGCAGCACGAGCTGGACCTTGAAAGGAAGCTGAGGGAGACC GCTGAAGCTGATGTAGCTTCTCTGAACAGACGCATCCAGCTGGTTGAGGAAGAGTTGGATCGTGCTCAGGAGCGTCTGGCAACAGCTTTGCAGAAGCTGGAGGAGGCTGAAAAAGCAGCAGATGAAAGCGAGAG AGGTATGAAAGTCATTGAAAGTAGAGCccaaaaggatgaagaaaaaatggaaattcaggAGATCCAACTGAAAGAGGCCAAGCACATTGCTGAAGATGCCGACCGAAAATATGAAGAG GTAGCCCGTAAGCTGGTCATCATTGAAAGTGACCTGGAACGTGCAGAGGAGCGGGCTGAGCTCTCAGAAGG CCAAGTTCGACAGCTGGAAGAACAATTAAGAATAATGGATCAGACCTTGAAAGCATTAATGGCTGCAGAGGATAAG TACTCTCAGAAGGAAGACAAATATGAGGAAGAGATCAAGGTCCTTTCTGACAAGCTGAAGGAG GCTGAGACTCGAGCTGAGTTTGCGGAGAGGTCAGTAACTAAATTGGAGAAAAGCATTGATGACTTAGAAG ACGAGCTGTATGCTCAGAAACTGAAGTACAAGGCCATCAGCGAGGAGCTGGACCACGCTCTCAACGATATGACTTCCATGTAA
- the Tpm1 gene encoding tropomyosin alpha-1 chain isoform X23 — protein MAASSSLEAVRRKIRSLQEQADAAEERAGSLQHELDLERKLRETAEADVASLNRRIQLVEEELDRAQERLATALQKLEEAEKAADESERGMKVIESRAQKDEEKMEIQEIQLKEAKHIAEDADRKYEEVARKLVIIESDLERAEERAELSEGKCAELEEELKTVTNNLKSLEAQAEKYSQKEDKYEEEIKVLSDKLKEAETRAEFAERSVTKLEKSIDDLEDELYAQKLKYKAISEELDHALNDMTSM, from the exons ATGGCGGCGAGCAGCTCGCTGGAGGCGGTGCGTAGAAAGATCCGGAGCCTACAGGAGCAGGCGGACGCAGCGGAGGAGCGGGCGGGCAGCCTGCAGCACGAGCTGGACCTTGAAAGGAAGCTGAGGGAGACC GCTGAAGCTGATGTAGCTTCTCTGAACAGACGCATCCAGCTGGTTGAGGAAGAGTTGGATCGTGCTCAGGAGCGTCTGGCAACAGCTTTGCAGAAGCTGGAGGAGGCTGAAAAAGCAGCAGATGAAAGCGAGAG AGGTATGAAAGTCATTGAAAGTAGAGCccaaaaggatgaagaaaaaatggaaattcaggAGATCCAACTGAAAGAGGCCAAGCACATTGCTGAAGATGCCGACCGAAAATATGAAGAG GTAGCCCGTAAGCTGGTCATCATTGAAAGTGACCTGGAACGTGCAGAGGAGCGGGCTGAGCTCTCAGAAGG CAAATGTGCCGAGCTTGAAGAAGAATTGAAAACTGTGACCAACAACTTGAAGTCACTGGAGGCTCAGGCTGAGAAG TACTCTCAGAAGGAAGACAAATATGAGGAAGAGATCAAGGTCCTTTCTGACAAGCTGAAGGAG GCTGAGACTCGAGCTGAGTTTGCGGAGAGGTCAGTAACTAAATTGGAGAAAAGCATTGATGACTTAGAAG ACGAGCTGTATGCTCAGAAACTGAAGTACAAGGCCATCAGCGAGGAGCTGGACCACGCTCTCAACGATATGACTTCCATGTAA